The genomic region GCTGGTGGCTTTGATGATGATGGCCTCCAAATCAGGGTTGCGGAGCGACGTCCGCCGTGAGATGACGGCCACCCAGATGCTGTTCCGGTCTTTGATTAGCCCGGCAGCCTTTTTCCACAGTTTCATTTCCCCCCTCTCTCTAgatctcccctctctctctctctctctctctctctctctctctctctctaattctAATTGGTCACCAGCACCTTCTCATGCAAACCCTCCTTTCCCTTGTTTTAGCACTCTAATTacattgtttttggttttttcaattttccaattTGGACATTTGGGGATGGGAGGATTTGGACAGCCTATGGCTATATTTGGGAGGTGGGTAAATCGGGAACATCctttttaagtgatttttttgttgagttttgttttgtgattaTTGGACTTGTTTCAAAGGTAGGCTATGCTTCTCACACGTTAATTAACGCGCTTCTATTTTCAAGAGAAAACAATatactacacacacacacacaccccaatAGGCCAGAGGGGCTTCACCATGATATGAaccatgatgatgatgaatgacTGGAATTAAATATTTTAGAATGGCCACTTATAACGGTTAGATCATTAGTCAAGGATTCAATAATTAAGGATTTAACGACTACAGATCTCTCAATCCGTATGCTAGACAAACTCGCTTATAATAATGCTATTTAGACGTACCGATTATGACCACCTCTCTGATACAGGTTAAAGAAATCATTACTTGTGAGATCTATATGTATTAAAAAGGTAGTCTTCAATGTGAtcagttttgtttgtttaaatgtCTTTGATGAGTAGCTTGAGCTTAAAAATTCAATAATATTTATGTAAGTCAACAAATGGTAGGATTATGCACATGCATGTGACAAACTATGATGGAAAGTAGTAGATGAGAACAAAGTCTTCTAACGATCACGTTGTAGATACAGTCTGTGTTTTGTGGAGGGGACTGCATAATGTATTGCAATTTGCGTTGAATGAACAAATTAGGGTTAACTGCATTTTACACCACAAGATTTGAGTTATTTGCGAAATGAGCTACGAGGTTTAGATTTTTGCATTTTAAATCACGTTTTTTAATTGTACCAATTTAACATCTTCGTCAATTTCACGGTCTAATTAGACGTTAAGTGCTAATGTGGTATATATTGGTATAATTTAAAACCCACGTGCATAATGATGACCCCAAAATCTTAAGATGTAAAATGCAGGTAACCCAACAAATTAATTGAGCACCTACAAAAAAAAGATATCTTAAACTTTTGGTCCGTGTCAATGTAAGTGTGAGTGTGAGTATGAGTCCTTTTTTTTTGAACtgattttagtttttctttcctCCAACTACTGTACAGCCTCATCTGTATCTCTCATGCATTTCCTGGCTAGCTGCTTAAGTTCTGCAGAGAGCTACTACAGTAGAAAATGTCCCTAAAAGCAACAAAGTGAAAGGGAGATGAAAAGAGAAAGGGAGCTGCAATTAAGGGCAGGTCCCAAAcccaataaagaaaagaaaaaaaagggttcAACTAAAGTAGTTCAGGAAATCCAAAAAAGACGAAAATGGTGGGAATCTTCATTCCACTGTGCAAATCATCCCACACCGCCACCTCTCTTACTCCTCCTACTTTTCATACTTTCAGCTTTCTCTTCATtgcttctcctctctctctctctctctctctctctctctctctctctaagatcTTCTCAGCTTCTGGCATGCAACAACACTGCTATGAACAACATCTCTATGGGGTTTTCAAGTGGGGATGATTTTGTAAgtcctctttttctctctctcacacacacacttttCCATGGGAAATGATTTTGATCCGCAGTCCGCACTCATTTTCTCTTTCTGCGCAGACTTGTTTAGTGTGCGGAAATCACCTCCTTTTTTATCCTTTCCTGGAGTAGTACTCATTGACATGGTTTTTTAATTAGGACGGAGAGGAAGGCAAAGCTCCACTTTTATATGAAACGAGGGAGAACCAGCGCAGCAGCAGCGGGTGCATGGATGTTcacaatcatcatcatcatcatatgcAGGTTGAAGTCGACTTCGAGTTTTGGCCGGTAGAACATCCTCTCGAGCCACCGGATGAAGATCGCCCTGTCAAATGCCCAATGCCCGACTCTTCTGTCATTAATGTGAGAAAGTAATTCGATCAATTTCAtcttatatgtaaaatatcatGAACGTTTTCTCGTCTTGAATAATACAATCTAGCAAGAAATTTTGGGTTCAACCCACTTGAACGATGAGTTCAAAACTCACTTGAATGACAACTTCAAAACTTACTTATTACACTTTGTCATTGTGTGACAAGCTAAAATCGTCCACCCGTTAGAATATATAGTc from Pyrus communis chromosome 4, drPyrComm1.1, whole genome shotgun sequence harbors:
- the LOC137731708 gene encoding uncharacterized protein isoform X1; amino-acid sequence: MKRERELQLRAGPKPNKEKKKKGSTKVVQEIQKRRKWWESSFHCANHPTPPPLLLLLLFILSAFSSLLLLSLSLSLSLSLSLRSSQLLACNNTAMNNISMGFSSGDDFDGEEGKAPLLYETRENQRSSSGCMDVHNHHHHHMQVEVDFEFWPVEHPLEPPDEDRPVKCPMPDSSVINEGGKEEKRFSESSSMRKRTEASSAAAAAYSNQGLTDQTVVAVETPPPARPVRKRHHHTLTRGDHMISPLRRMPPLPSLPTQSITVFQMLQQFDKFDS